The proteins below come from a single Thermopolyspora flexuosa genomic window:
- a CDS encoding ketopantoate reductase family protein has translation MAALSAAVVGPGGVGGLLGGLLVRAGARVEFVAGERTAEALRAGGLSVRSVKYGDFTVPVAATTELSGPVDVCFVTTKATSLEAALERVPPGALGDGLVVPLLNGFEHMAVLRRRYPAEQVVAGVVRVESARTAPGRIEHTSPFLTFELGSATAPEERVAELAARLREAGLEVTVRDDETVMLWDKLTFLAAFALLTTCHMAPAGVVRTEHRDELVAVLREITAVAAAEGAVFDPGGILAFFDGLPPQMKSSMQRDAEAGRPTELDALGGAVLRAAERHGVAAPAVARLVAELAAREPAQNG, from the coding sequence ATGGCGGCGTTGTCGGCGGCGGTGGTCGGGCCCGGCGGGGTGGGCGGTCTGCTCGGCGGGCTGCTCGTGCGGGCCGGGGCGCGGGTGGAGTTCGTCGCCGGGGAGCGTACGGCCGAGGCGTTGCGGGCCGGCGGGCTCAGCGTGCGCAGCGTCAAGTACGGCGACTTCACCGTGCCCGTAGCGGCGACGACCGAGCTGTCCGGGCCGGTGGACGTCTGCTTCGTGACGACCAAGGCGACCTCGCTGGAGGCCGCGCTGGAGCGGGTGCCGCCCGGCGCGCTCGGCGACGGCCTGGTGGTGCCGCTGCTCAACGGGTTCGAGCACATGGCGGTGCTGCGCCGCCGCTACCCGGCCGAGCAGGTGGTGGCGGGCGTGGTGCGGGTCGAGTCGGCGCGCACGGCGCCGGGGCGGATCGAGCACACCAGCCCGTTCCTCACCTTCGAGCTCGGCTCCGCCACCGCCCCGGAGGAACGGGTGGCGGAGCTCGCGGCGCGGCTGCGCGAGGCCGGTCTCGAGGTCACGGTGCGCGACGACGAGACCGTGATGCTGTGGGACAAGCTGACGTTCCTCGCGGCGTTCGCGCTGCTCACCACCTGTCACATGGCCCCGGCCGGGGTGGTCCGCACCGAGCACCGCGACGAGCTGGTCGCCGTGCTGCGCGAGATCACCGCGGTCGCGGCGGCCGAGGGCGCCGTCTTCGACCCCGGCGGGATCCTGGCGTTCTTCGACGGGCTGCCGCCGCAGATGAAGTCGTCGATGCAGCGGGACGCCGAGGCGGGGCGGCCCACCGAGCTGGACGCGCTCGGCGGCGCCGTGCTGCGCGCCGCGGAACGGCACGGCGTGGCGGCCCCGGCCGTGGCCCGTCTCGTCGCCGAGCTCGCCGCCCGGGAACCGGCGCAGAACGGGTAA
- a CDS encoding zinc-binding alcohol dehydrogenase family protein has product MSVVPDEMDAWVVERPGPIEDGPLRLVRLPVPSPGPGEVLVEVEVCAVCRTDLHLAEGDLPPRRPRTVPGHEAVGRVIAHGPGVNGGPEVGARVGVAWLRTTCGTCRYCRRGAENLCPASTYTGWDADGGYARYLVAPADYVYPLPEDQDPRTLAPLLCAGIIGYRALLRAELPEGGRLGIYGFGASAHLTAQVAIAQGATVHVLTRSKEAQRLALELGAASAAGAYDSPPEPLDSAILFAPVGDLVPVCLEALDRGGTLAIAGIHLTDVPRLDYQRHLFQERQVRSVTANTRADGRGFLEFAARHPLHVETVAYPFEEADRALADLAADRVNGVAVLVMS; this is encoded by the coding sequence ATGAGCGTGGTTCCCGACGAGATGGACGCGTGGGTGGTCGAGCGTCCGGGGCCGATCGAGGACGGCCCGTTGCGCCTGGTGCGGCTGCCGGTGCCGAGCCCGGGGCCGGGCGAGGTGCTCGTCGAGGTCGAGGTGTGCGCGGTGTGCCGCACCGACCTGCACCTCGCCGAGGGCGACCTGCCGCCGCGGCGGCCGCGGACCGTGCCCGGGCACGAGGCGGTGGGCCGGGTCATCGCCCACGGTCCGGGCGTGAACGGCGGGCCCGAGGTGGGCGCCCGGGTCGGGGTGGCGTGGCTGCGCACCACCTGCGGCACCTGCCGATACTGCCGGCGGGGCGCGGAGAACCTCTGCCCGGCGTCGACGTACACCGGGTGGGACGCGGACGGCGGCTACGCGCGGTACCTCGTCGCGCCCGCCGACTACGTGTACCCGCTGCCGGAGGACCAGGACCCGCGCACGCTCGCGCCGCTGCTGTGCGCGGGCATCATCGGGTACCGGGCGCTGCTGCGGGCCGAGCTGCCGGAGGGCGGGCGGCTCGGCATCTACGGGTTCGGCGCCTCGGCGCACCTCACCGCGCAGGTGGCGATCGCGCAGGGCGCGACCGTGCACGTGCTCACCCGGTCGAAGGAGGCCCAGCGGCTCGCCCTGGAGCTGGGCGCGGCCTCGGCCGCCGGCGCGTACGACTCGCCGCCCGAGCCGCTCGACTCGGCGATCCTGTTCGCGCCCGTCGGCGACCTCGTGCCGGTGTGCCTGGAGGCGCTCGACCGGGGCGGCACGCTGGCGATCGCGGGAATCCACCTGACCGACGTGCCCCGGCTCGACTACCAGCGGCACCTGTTCCAGGAGCGGCAGGTGCGCAGCGTGACCGCGAACACGCGGGCGGACGGGCGGGGGTTCCTCGAGTTCGCCGCCCGCCACCCGCTGCACGTGGAGACCGTCGCCTACCCGTTCGAGGAGGCCGACCGGGCGCTCGCCGACCTCGCCGCCGACCGGGTCAACGGCGTCGCCGTGCTCGTCATGTCCTGA
- a CDS encoding TIGR03619 family F420-dependent LLM class oxidoreductase, protein MRIGFGVPVSGSWATPENMITIARRAEELGYHSLWTFQRLLFPAEHAMPPVYRSVQDPIVTLAYLAGVTSRIRLGVAVLNLPFFSPALLAKQLATLQHVSGGRIDAGVGLGWLPEEFAASGVPLERRGARAEEYLTVLRTLWSEGIAAHEGEFYRLPPAHLDPKPVPPPPIILGGTAEPALRRAGRLADGWVSSSRVDLTTIGEQIAIVKEAAREAGRDPESLRFIVRGVTRPGRSGEPGRKPLTGSWEEIRADVAALAEQGVTEVFHDLNFNPEIGSPDADAVAAMRLAEEALEALRPDL, encoded by the coding sequence ATGAGGATCGGCTTTGGCGTACCGGTGTCGGGCTCGTGGGCGACGCCCGAGAACATGATCACGATCGCGCGGCGGGCCGAGGAGCTCGGCTACCACTCGCTGTGGACCTTCCAGCGGCTGCTGTTCCCGGCCGAGCACGCGATGCCGCCGGTCTACCGCAGCGTGCAGGACCCGATCGTCACCCTCGCCTACCTGGCGGGCGTGACGAGCCGGATCCGGCTCGGCGTCGCCGTGCTCAACCTGCCGTTCTTCTCGCCCGCGCTGCTCGCCAAGCAGCTCGCCACGCTGCAGCACGTCAGCGGGGGACGAATCGACGCGGGCGTGGGGCTCGGCTGGCTGCCGGAGGAGTTCGCCGCCTCGGGCGTGCCGCTCGAGCGGCGCGGCGCCCGCGCCGAGGAGTACCTGACCGTGCTCCGCACCCTGTGGTCCGAGGGGATCGCGGCGCACGAGGGCGAGTTCTACCGCCTGCCGCCCGCCCACCTCGACCCCAAGCCCGTCCCGCCGCCCCCGATCATCCTCGGCGGTACGGCGGAGCCCGCGCTGCGCCGTGCCGGGCGGCTGGCCGACGGCTGGGTGAGCTCCAGCCGGGTCGACCTCACCACGATCGGCGAGCAGATCGCGATCGTGAAGGAGGCGGCCCGCGAGGCCGGGCGCGACCCCGAGTCGCTGCGGTTCATCGTGCGCGGCGTCACCCGGCCGGGCCGGTCGGGCGAGCCCGGCCGCAAGCCGCTCACCGGCTCCTGGGAGGAGATCCGCGCCGACGTGGCCGCGCTCGCCGAGCAGGGCGTGACCGAGGTCTTCCACGACCTCAACTTCAACCCCGAGATCGGCTCGCCGGACGCGGACGCGGTCGCGGCGATGCGCCTCGCCGAGGAGGCCCTGGAGGCGCTGCGCCCGGACCTGTGA
- a CDS encoding phosphotransferase family protein: MPDAYSPLVRALAELAGPGPVTVLKEDRVVVVRSGDVVAKAHEPDADPGDLGVRLATAARLGDVMLPPLRPIPERVAGRLVTLWPAGRPVDPSDLAAAPWEDAGRLLARLHAVPVDGHLPPAGGPLRLARTMARLERAAGGAAGAVVRAAHAGLPAGGLCGTTGPDGTARRALTHGDWHLGQLVWHGGRWRLIDVDDLGVGDPAWDLARPAAYYAAGLLHPEVWHRFLTAYLEGGGTAVSQADPWRELDVPARALTVQLAARGVLRAQEEGRPLDEAEEAFVACCARIVRMTGAPTT; the protein is encoded by the coding sequence GTGCCCGACGCGTACTCCCCGCTCGTCCGCGCCCTCGCCGAGCTGGCCGGACCCGGACCGGTGACGGTGCTCAAGGAGGACCGGGTCGTCGTGGTGCGGTCGGGCGACGTGGTGGCCAAGGCGCACGAGCCGGACGCCGACCCCGGCGACCTCGGCGTACGGCTGGCCACGGCGGCGCGGCTCGGCGACGTCATGCTCCCGCCGCTGCGCCCCATCCCCGAACGGGTGGCCGGGCGGCTGGTCACGCTCTGGCCCGCGGGCCGGCCGGTCGATCCGTCCGATCTGGCGGCGGCGCCCTGGGAGGACGCCGGGCGGCTGCTCGCCCGGCTGCACGCCGTACCGGTGGACGGTCACCTGCCCCCGGCGGGCGGGCCGCTGCGGCTCGCCCGGACCATGGCACGGCTGGAGCGCGCCGCCGGCGGGGCGGCCGGGGCCGTGGTGCGCGCCGCCCACGCGGGGCTGCCCGCGGGCGGGCTGTGCGGCACGACCGGCCCGGACGGTACGGCACGGCGGGCGCTCACCCACGGCGACTGGCACCTCGGCCAGCTCGTGTGGCACGGCGGGCGGTGGCGCCTCATCGACGTCGACGACCTCGGCGTCGGCGACCCGGCCTGGGACCTGGCCCGGCCCGCCGCCTACTACGCGGCCGGGCTGCTCCACCCGGAGGTGTGGCACCGCTTCCTCACCGCCTACCTCGAGGGCGGCGGCACCGCGGTCTCGCAGGCGGATCCGTGGCGGGAACTGGACGTGCCGGCCCGCGCGTTGACGGTCCAGCTGGCCGCCCGCGGCGTGCTCCGGGCGCAGGAGGAGGGCCGTCCGCTCGACGAGGCGGAGGAGGCCTTCGTCGCCTGTTGTGCGCGGATCGTCCGGATGACCGGCGCCCCGACGACGTAG
- a CDS encoding zf-TFIIB domain-containing protein, translating to MQCPKCHGLMRTFNRSGVTIDQCESCRGIFLDYGELETLTRLESQYMQQYAPPPPPPAHGPSWGGHHYGYHGHRHRGLMGLLFSS from the coding sequence ATGCAATGCCCGAAGTGTCACGGCCTCATGCGGACCTTCAACCGCAGCGGCGTGACCATCGACCAGTGTGAGAGCTGCCGTGGCATCTTCCTCGACTACGGCGAGCTGGAGACGCTGACCCGGCTGGAGAGCCAGTACATGCAGCAGTACGCCCCGCCGCCTCCGCCGCCGGCCCACGGGCCGTCCTGGGGTGGCCACCACTACGGCTACCACGGGCACCGGCACCGCGGGCTCATGGGCCTGCTCTTCTCGAGCTGA
- a CDS encoding ABC-F family ATP-binding cassette domain-containing protein, with translation MSSSSSSFAIVCTELSFSWPDGTPVFDRLDVAFGPGRTGLIGANGSGKSTLLRLIAGELRPVSGSVHVAGDVGYLPQRLPLDVGRTVAELLGIETVRRALRDLERGDLSEAELAERYAVIGDDWDVEERARAELDRLGLAHVGLDRPLGTLSGGEAVMVGLAAQFLRRPQVLLLDEPTNNLDLDARFRLYDAVAAWRGVMVLVSHDRALLDRVDQVADLSRGRIRMFGGNLSAYEEALAAEREAAERELRNAGAEVRRQRRELVEAETKIARRSRYGAKMYANKREPKIVMNARKREAQVSAGRLRELHRDRLEAAQRRLAAAEEAAREDPRIRVELPRTEVPAGRTVAVLEEVTTRAGHPPVSLTIRGPERIALLGPNGVGKTTLLRTITGELAPADGTVRVTIDGVGYLPQRLDVLDETRSVLENVRAAAPGAPVNRIRMELARFLFRGARAELPASALSGGERLRAVLATLLLAEPPPRLLLLDEPTNNLDMPAVDRLVEALAAYRGALVVASHDLPFLASIGVTRWLRLTREDGLVEIDPPDPW, from the coding sequence GTGTCTTCGTCTTCTTCTTCGTTTGCCATTGTCTGCACGGAACTGTCGTTCTCCTGGCCGGACGGCACACCGGTGTTCGACCGGCTCGACGTCGCGTTCGGGCCGGGCCGTACCGGGCTGATCGGGGCGAACGGGTCGGGCAAGTCGACGCTGCTGCGGCTGATCGCCGGGGAGCTGCGGCCGGTGTCGGGTTCGGTGCACGTGGCGGGCGACGTCGGGTACCTGCCGCAGCGTCTGCCGCTCGACGTGGGCCGGACCGTCGCCGAGCTGCTCGGCATCGAGACGGTACGCCGGGCGCTGCGCGACCTGGAGCGCGGCGACCTGTCCGAGGCCGAGCTCGCCGAGCGGTACGCGGTGATCGGCGACGACTGGGACGTCGAGGAGCGGGCGCGCGCCGAGCTCGACCGGCTCGGGCTCGCGCACGTCGGGCTCGACCGCCCGCTGGGCACGCTCTCCGGCGGCGAGGCCGTCATGGTGGGGCTCGCCGCGCAGTTCCTGCGGCGGCCGCAGGTGCTGCTGCTCGACGAGCCCACCAACAACCTCGACCTCGACGCCCGGTTCCGGCTGTACGACGCGGTCGCGGCCTGGCGCGGCGTCATGGTCCTGGTGAGCCACGACCGCGCGCTGCTCGACCGGGTCGACCAGGTCGCCGACCTGTCCCGCGGCCGGATCCGGATGTTCGGCGGCAACCTGTCCGCCTACGAGGAGGCGCTCGCCGCCGAGCGGGAGGCCGCCGAGCGGGAGCTGCGCAACGCCGGGGCCGAGGTACGGCGGCAGCGGCGCGAGCTGGTCGAGGCCGAGACGAAGATCGCCCGGCGGTCGCGGTACGGCGCCAAGATGTACGCGAACAAGCGCGAGCCGAAGATCGTCATGAACGCGCGCAAGCGCGAGGCCCAGGTGAGCGCGGGCAGGCTGCGCGAGCTGCACCGGGACCGGCTCGAGGCCGCGCAGCGGCGGCTCGCCGCGGCCGAGGAGGCGGCCCGCGAGGATCCGAGGATCCGCGTCGAGCTGCCCCGCACCGAGGTCCCGGCCGGCCGTACCGTCGCGGTGCTGGAGGAGGTGACGACCCGGGCGGGCCATCCGCCGGTGAGCCTCACCATCCGCGGCCCGGAGCGGATCGCGCTGCTCGGCCCGAACGGGGTGGGGAAGACCACGCTGCTGCGCACGATCACGGGCGAGCTGGCCCCGGCCGACGGCACGGTGCGCGTCACCATCGACGGCGTGGGCTACCTGCCGCAGCGGCTCGACGTGCTCGACGAGACGCGCAGCGTGCTGGAGAACGTGCGCGCAGCCGCGCCCGGCGCGCCGGTGAACCGGATCCGCATGGAGCTCGCCCGCTTCCTGTTCCGCGGGGCCCGGGCCGAGCTGCCCGCGTCGGCCCTGTCCGGCGGGGAACGCCTGCGCGCGGTGCTCGCCACGCTCCTGCTCGCCGAGCCGCCGCCGCGGCTGCTGCTGCTCGACGAGCCCACCAACAACCTCGACATGCCCGCGGTGGACCGGCTGGTCGAGGCGCTCGCCGCGTACCGTGGCGCGCTGGTCGTCGCCTCCCACGACCTGCCGTTCCTCGCCTCGATCGGCGTCACCCGCTGGCTGCGCCTCACGCGGGAGGACGGCCTTGTGGAAATCGATCCGCCGGACCCATGGTGA
- a CDS encoding 6-phospho-beta-glucosidase → MKLTVLGGGGFRVPLVYGALLRDTGEPRIDEVALYDVSAERLAAIGHVLAGLAAGHDHAPAVHATTDLDAALRDADFVFSAIRVGGLAARAADERVALEHGVLGQETVGPGGIAFGLRTVPVAVRVAERVAALAPRAWVINFTNPAGMITEAMRGVLGDRVVGICDSPLGLARRAAAALGLDPARTFPHYAGLNHLGWLTGLEHGGEDVLPRLLADDEALRRMEEGRLFGPEWLRTLGAIPNEYLYYYYFTREAIAGITAAGRTRGELLLDQQERFYAAALDRPDRALAEWHRVRRERDASYMAEAREATDAGERDQADLEAGGYEGVALALMAALARGEPATMILNVGNGTAVPGLPADAVVEVPCAVDGSGVRPLATRPLPGRFLGLLQQVKEVERTVIEAALTGSPRLAVAAFALHPLVDSVGTARALLDAYRARIPELAAVVSSGR, encoded by the coding sequence ATGAAGCTGACCGTGCTCGGCGGCGGCGGGTTCCGGGTCCCGCTCGTGTACGGCGCGCTGCTGCGCGACACCGGCGAGCCGCGCATCGACGAGGTGGCCCTGTACGACGTGTCGGCCGAGCGGCTCGCCGCGATCGGGCACGTGCTCGCCGGGCTCGCCGCGGGCCACGATCACGCCCCGGCGGTGCACGCCACCACCGACCTCGACGCCGCCCTGCGCGACGCGGACTTCGTCTTCTCCGCGATCCGGGTGGGCGGCCTCGCGGCCCGCGCCGCCGACGAGCGCGTCGCCCTGGAGCACGGCGTGCTCGGCCAGGAGACGGTCGGTCCCGGCGGCATCGCGTTCGGCCTGCGGACCGTCCCGGTGGCGGTGCGGGTGGCCGAGCGGGTGGCCGCGCTCGCCCCCCGCGCCTGGGTGATCAACTTCACCAACCCGGCCGGGATGATCACCGAGGCGATGCGCGGCGTGCTCGGCGACCGCGTGGTCGGCATCTGCGACTCGCCGCTCGGCCTGGCCCGCCGCGCCGCCGCCGCGCTCGGCCTCGACCCGGCGCGCACGTTCCCGCACTACGCCGGGCTCAACCACCTGGGCTGGCTCACCGGTCTGGAGCACGGCGGCGAGGACGTGCTGCCCCGGCTGCTCGCCGACGACGAGGCGCTGCGCCGCATGGAGGAGGGCCGCCTGTTCGGCCCCGAGTGGCTGCGCACCCTCGGCGCGATCCCCAACGAGTACCTGTACTACTACTACTTCACCCGCGAGGCGATCGCGGGGATCACCGCGGCCGGCCGTACCCGGGGGGAGCTCCTCCTCGACCAGCAGGAACGCTTCTACGCGGCCGCGCTGGACCGGCCCGACCGGGCCCTGGCCGAGTGGCACCGGGTGCGCCGGGAGCGCGACGCCTCCTACATGGCCGAGGCCCGGGAGGCGACCGACGCTGGCGAGCGCGACCAGGCCGACCTGGAGGCGGGCGGGTACGAGGGCGTCGCGCTCGCGCTCATGGCCGCGCTCGCGCGCGGCGAGCCCGCCACCATGATCCTCAACGTCGGGAACGGCACGGCCGTACCGGGCCTGCCCGCCGACGCCGTGGTCGAGGTGCCGTGCGCCGTCGACGGCTCCGGCGTCCGCCCGCTCGCCACCCGGCCCCTGCCCGGCCGCTTCCTCGGCCTCCTCCAGCAGGTCAAGGAGGTCGAGCGCACCGTGATCGAGGCCGCGCTCACCGGCTCGCCGCGCCTCGCCGTGGCCGCGTTCGCGCTCCACCCCCTCGTCGACTCGGTCGGTACGGCTCGCGCCCTGCTCGACGCCTACCGCGCCCGCATCCCGGAGCTCGCCGCCGTGGTCTCGAGCGGGCGGTGA
- a CDS encoding DeoR/GlpR family DNA-binding transcription regulator yields MLQHQRHAEIMRRVRQAGATSVSDLARQLGVSPSTIRRDLEVLDRDGTLRRVRGGALADVDADLALPFSAVAGVDEKDKEAVAARAAGLVRDGDVVLLDIGTTTMRLARHLRGRRVTVVTSSLAVLDVLRGDDTVELLLLGGMVRRAYHSLVGVLTEEALRQVCADRVFLGASGVRPDGQLVDTTLAEVPVKRAMINAARETVLLVDRNKFPGSGALRVCGPEEIDVIVTNEGADEATLDACRAAGAEVLFA; encoded by the coding sequence GTGCTCCAGCACCAACGGCATGCCGAGATCATGCGCCGGGTCCGCCAGGCCGGTGCGACCAGCGTCAGCGACCTGGCCCGGCAGCTCGGTGTGAGCCCGTCCACGATCCGCCGCGACCTGGAGGTGCTCGACCGCGACGGCACGCTGCGGCGGGTCCGCGGCGGGGCGCTCGCCGACGTGGACGCCGATCTGGCGCTGCCGTTCTCGGCGGTGGCGGGCGTCGACGAGAAGGACAAGGAGGCCGTGGCCGCGCGCGCCGCCGGGCTCGTGCGCGACGGCGACGTGGTCCTGCTCGACATCGGCACCACCACCATGCGCCTCGCCCGCCACCTGCGGGGCCGCCGGGTCACCGTGGTCACCTCCAGCCTCGCCGTGCTCGACGTGCTGCGCGGCGACGACACGGTGGAGCTGCTGCTGCTCGGCGGCATGGTCCGCCGCGCCTACCACTCGCTCGTCGGCGTGCTCACCGAGGAGGCGCTCCGCCAGGTGTGCGCCGACCGCGTCTTCCTCGGCGCGAGCGGGGTACGGCCGGACGGGCAGCTCGTCGACACCACGCTCGCCGAGGTGCCGGTGAAGCGCGCCATGATCAACGCGGCGCGGGAGACGGTCCTGCTCGTCGACCGGAACAAGTTCCCCGGCTCGGGCGCGCTGCGGGTGTGCGGGCCCGAGGAGATCGACGTGATCGTCACCAACGAGGGCGCGGACGAGGCGACCCTCGACGCCTGCCGCGCCGCCGGAGCCGAGGTCCTGTTCGCGTGA
- a CDS encoding carbohydrate kinase family protein: MYAQAYDPLADLRTPDAPEFDVFLAGTVFLDIVFTGLPHMPAAGTEVWAEGMGSCPGGIANLAIATSRLGLRTSLAAAFGDDDYGDFCWRTLAEQEHVDLSRSRRFEHWHSPVTVSMAVDRDRCMVTHGHPPPMPTSEMIGTPPRSRAVIVALSLEEPLGAPGPDGSCGWAELARRQGALIFADVGWDPSGTWSPTLLDQLAYCHAFMPNAVEAMAYTGTDSPRDALYALADRVPLAVVTDGPNGAMAIDSSTGEEAYVPAPRVTALDPTGAGDVFGAGIVLGTLCGWPLTDRLAFAELCAALAVQEFGGSLAAPGWGDIADWWHEVRAAAGRGRAYNDLLARRYAFLDRLVPTVPVGAVRRAAATIARNADVGKAAQPPEPPGAKPSGTAEAANPGGDAAGAPATDGTAAAAGTGDASPQPEAPTGAPSGSPGPRPTPPSA, from the coding sequence GTGTATGCACAGGCGTACGACCCACTCGCCGATCTGCGAACCCCCGACGCACCGGAGTTCGACGTCTTCCTCGCGGGCACGGTTTTCCTCGACATCGTGTTCACCGGGCTGCCCCACATGCCCGCGGCCGGGACCGAGGTGTGGGCCGAGGGCATGGGCTCGTGCCCGGGCGGCATCGCGAACCTCGCCATCGCGACGAGCCGGCTCGGGCTGCGCACCTCGCTCGCGGCCGCGTTCGGTGACGACGACTACGGCGACTTCTGCTGGCGCACGCTCGCCGAGCAGGAGCACGTGGACCTGTCGCGGTCGCGGCGGTTCGAGCACTGGCATTCGCCGGTGACGGTCTCGATGGCCGTGGACCGCGACCGGTGCATGGTGACGCACGGGCACCCGCCGCCGATGCCGACCTCGGAAATGATCGGCACGCCCCCGCGCTCCCGCGCCGTGATCGTGGCGCTGTCGCTGGAGGAGCCGCTCGGCGCGCCCGGCCCGGACGGCTCGTGCGGGTGGGCCGAGCTCGCCCGCCGCCAGGGCGCGCTGATCTTCGCCGACGTGGGCTGGGACCCCTCCGGCACCTGGTCGCCCACGCTGCTCGACCAGCTCGCCTACTGCCACGCGTTCATGCCGAACGCGGTCGAGGCGATGGCGTACACCGGCACCGACAGCCCGCGCGACGCGCTGTACGCGCTCGCCGACCGGGTGCCGCTCGCCGTGGTCACCGACGGGCCGAACGGCGCGATGGCCATCGACTCGAGCACCGGCGAGGAGGCGTACGTGCCCGCGCCCCGGGTGACCGCGCTCGACCCGACCGGGGCCGGTGACGTGTTCGGCGCGGGCATCGTGCTCGGCACCCTGTGCGGCTGGCCGCTCACCGACCGGCTCGCGTTCGCCGAGCTGTGCGCGGCGCTCGCGGTGCAGGAGTTCGGCGGCTCGCTCGCCGCGCCCGGCTGGGGCGACATCGCGGACTGGTGGCACGAGGTGCGCGCCGCGGCCGGCCGGGGACGGGCGTACAACGACCTGCTGGCCCGCCGGTACGCGTTCCTCGACCGGCTCGTGCCGACCGTGCCGGTGGGCGCGGTACGGCGCGCCGCCGCCACCATCGCCCGCAACGCCGACGTCGGCAAGGCCGCGCAGCCGCCGGAGCCGCCCGGCGCGAAGCCCTCCGGTACGGCGGAGGCCGCGAACCCCGGCGGCGACGCCGCAGGCGCGCCTGCCACGGACGGCACGGCCGCGGCAGCCGGCACGGGTGACGCGAGCCCGCAGCCCGAGGCACCGACGGGGGCACCGTCCGGTTCGCCGGGGCCCCGCCCCACGCCTCCGTCCGCATAG
- a CDS encoding TetR/AcrR family transcriptional regulator gives MASIGAPQNARSRRTVAALLQAARELIDEGGVEALTMAAVAERAGVSRRAVYLHFPSRASLINGLVEDLKGAGGLDVVLRPVWEAPDALTMLDEWARCMVSILPRIMPIVRAIQRVSRTDPDAAQHWEEATRARHAACRRIAERLHDEGRLAPPWTVDTAADMMLALTSFEVIETLLDQCRWPVDRLARHLAAVFCGTFVAPAPVADQPDHDAGRSGSPSA, from the coding sequence GTGGCATCCATCGGCGCACCGCAGAACGCCCGCAGCCGCCGTACCGTGGCCGCGCTGCTCCAGGCGGCCCGGGAGCTGATCGACGAGGGCGGTGTCGAGGCGCTGACGATGGCCGCGGTGGCCGAGCGCGCCGGTGTCAGCCGGCGAGCCGTCTACCTGCACTTCCCGTCCCGCGCGAGCCTCATCAACGGCCTGGTGGAGGACCTGAAGGGCGCCGGCGGCCTCGACGTGGTGCTGCGCCCGGTCTGGGAGGCCCCCGACGCCCTCACCATGCTCGACGAGTGGGCCCGCTGCATGGTCTCGATACTGCCCCGCATCATGCCGATCGTCCGGGCCATCCAGCGCGTGAGCCGTACCGACCCCGACGCCGCCCAGCACTGGGAGGAGGCGACGCGCGCCCGTCACGCCGCCTGCCGCCGCATCGCGGAGCGCCTCCACGACGAGGGGCGCCTGGCGCCCCCCTGGACGGTCGACACCGCCGCCGACATGATGCTCGCCCTCACCTCCTTCGAGGTCATCGAGACCCTGCTCGACCAGTGCCGCTGGCCCGTCGACCGCCTCGCCAGGCACCTCGCCGCGGTCTTCTGCGGCACCTTCGTCGCCCCGGCCCCTGTGGCTGATCAGCCCGACCATGACGCGGGCCGGTCCGGTTCGCCGTCTGCCTGA